A portion of the Flavobacterium limnophilum genome contains these proteins:
- a CDS encoding DUF3826 domain-containing protein — protein sequence MKSIKKISLLFLLFAFCKLSAQQHADPEYIKVTNERAAKIVEKLALGNKEKEASVTNIIAQQFRDLSKIQDARDAQIKKVKEDATLSKEKQNAAVEKLKADAEKSIDKLHKSYLNKLGKQINEAKITEVKDGMTYGVLPITVDGYNDMLPNLTEAQKKYIYDALVEAREHAMDGGSSKEKHAWFGKYKGRINNYLSKEGYDLNKESADWHKRLEEREKAKAAK from the coding sequence ATGAAGTCAATAAAAAAAATAAGTCTGTTGTTCCTGCTTTTTGCTTTTTGCAAACTAAGTGCTCAACAGCATGCAGATCCAGAATACATCAAGGTTACCAATGAAAGAGCGGCGAAAATTGTCGAAAAACTAGCCTTGGGAAATAAGGAAAAAGAAGCGTCCGTGACCAATATCATTGCACAACAATTCCGTGATTTAAGCAAAATACAAGACGCAAGAGATGCCCAAATCAAGAAAGTGAAAGAAGACGCTACTTTGTCTAAAGAAAAGCAAAACGCGGCTGTTGAAAAATTGAAAGCCGACGCAGAAAAATCAATCGATAAATTGCACAAATCCTATTTAAATAAATTAGGAAAGCAAATAAACGAAGCTAAAATTACCGAAGTCAAAGACGGAATGACCTATGGCGTTTTGCCAATTACTGTTGATGGTTATAACGATATGTTGCCTAATTTAACTGAAGCACAAAAAAAATACATTTATGATGCTTTGGTCGAAGCCAGAGAACACGCAATGGACGGTGGTTCATCCAAAGAAAAACACGCTTGGTTTGGTAAATACAAAGGAAGAATCAATAATTATTTATCGAAAGAAGGATACGACTTGAACAAAGAAAGCGCAGATTGGCATAAACGTTTGGAAGAACGCGAAAAAGCTAAAGCGGCTAAATAA
- a CDS encoding polysaccharide lyase produces the protein MGNILQKNSLQSTMTAVILCLTFSSAFAQYPEIPKELQAKTDSILAKEEIRLGEIWKNNANILKEEAKHGKPYLPWASYPKDFVPAEIPAFPGAEGGGAYTQGGRGGKIFVVTSLEDSGKGTFREACEAVGARTIVFNVSGIIHLKNRISMRAPYVTIAGQTAPGDGICIAGETLEIDTHDVIIRHMRFRRGATDVTRRDDALGGNPMGNLIIDHCSVSWGLDENISLYRHQFKANEKSTLDKLPAVNITIQNTISSEGMDTYNHAFGSTIGGLNSTFMRNLWADNISRNASIGMYGDFNFVNNVIFNWWNRSLDGGDYRSLFNIINNYFKPGPITPTDQPIRYRILKPESGYMKPKTFGRAYVSGNYIDGSPEVTADNWNGGIQLEDFSLQASKEYLELIKQPKPFPMPQFKIMSAEEAYEFVLNNVGANIPKRDAVDERIIKQVRTGKIEVKDGLENAIGKEFIKRRLPADSYKKGIITHPDQVGGYPDYKGKAYKDSDNDGIPDAWEIKYGLNPKDASDANKDLNGDGYTNLEKYFNGIDPTKKTDWKKAENNIDTLAKSKGLLQ, from the coding sequence ATGGGTAACATTTTACAAAAAAACAGTTTACAAAGTACGATGACGGCAGTTATTCTCTGCCTGACTTTTTCATCCGCTTTTGCCCAATATCCAGAAATTCCAAAAGAACTTCAAGCCAAGACGGATTCTATTTTGGCCAAAGAAGAAATCCGTTTGGGAGAAATCTGGAAAAATAATGCAAACATTCTTAAAGAAGAAGCAAAACACGGCAAACCTTATTTGCCTTGGGCTTCCTATCCTAAAGATTTTGTACCTGCCGAAATTCCGGCATTTCCGGGAGCTGAAGGTGGTGGTGCATATACTCAAGGTGGTCGTGGCGGAAAAATTTTCGTAGTAACCAGCTTGGAAGACAGCGGAAAAGGAACTTTCAGGGAAGCTTGCGAAGCAGTGGGTGCGAGGACCATTGTATTCAACGTTTCGGGAATTATCCACTTGAAAAACCGCATCAGTATGCGAGCGCCTTATGTGACCATTGCGGGACAAACTGCACCGGGCGACGGAATTTGTATTGCTGGCGAAACTTTAGAAATCGATACGCACGATGTTATTATTCGTCATATGCGTTTTCGTCGAGGTGCTACCGATGTGACTCGAAGAGACGATGCGTTGGGCGGAAATCCAATGGGCAATCTTATCATTGATCACTGCTCGGTAAGTTGGGGTTTGGATGAGAATATTTCACTTTACAGACACCAATTTAAAGCCAATGAAAAATCAACTTTAGATAAATTACCAGCGGTTAATATTACCATTCAAAACACCATTTCTTCGGAAGGAATGGATACTTACAATCACGCTTTCGGAAGTACGATTGGCGGATTAAATAGCACCTTTATGCGAAATTTATGGGCCGATAACATTTCCAGAAATGCTTCTATCGGAATGTATGGCGACTTTAATTTTGTAAACAACGTGATTTTCAATTGGTGGAATCGTTCCTTGGATGGCGGCGATTATCGTTCGTTGTTCAACATCATCAACAATTATTTCAAACCGGGACCAATAACCCCAACGGATCAACCCATTCGTTACAGAATCCTGAAACCAGAATCGGGTTATATGAAGCCAAAAACCTTTGGTCGTGCTTATGTTTCTGGTAATTATATCGATGGTTCTCCAGAAGTTACCGCCGATAACTGGAATGGCGGAATTCAATTGGAAGACTTTTCTTTACAGGCTTCAAAAGAATATTTGGAACTAATCAAACAGCCAAAACCATTTCCAATGCCCCAGTTTAAAATAATGTCTGCAGAAGAAGCATACGAATTTGTATTAAATAATGTTGGTGCAAACATCCCCAAAAGAGATGCCGTTGACGAACGCATTATCAAACAAGTTCGTACCGGAAAAATTGAGGTTAAAGACGGATTGGAAAATGCAATTGGGAAAGAATTTATCAAAAGAAGATTGCCTGCCGATTCCTATAAAAAAGGAATCATCACGCATCCAGACCAAGTGGGCGGTTATCCAGATTACAAAGGAAAAGCCTATAAAGACTCGGATAATGATGGAATTCCTGATGCTTGGGAAATTAAATACGGCTTGAATCCAAAAGACGCCTCCGATGCGAACAAAGATTTGAATGGCGATGGTTATACCAATTTGGAAAAATATTTTAACGGTATCGATCCAACTAAAAAAACAGATTGGAAGAAAGCCGAAAATAACATTGATACATTGGCGAAGTCCAAAGGATTATTGCAATAA
- a CDS encoding DUF6298 domain-containing protein translates to MAQNTFPDIIKTKEGKLSFKADNQGNQIPDFSYAGYMASEKAIPNVENKIFVPKQEQDATQIIQAAIDYVSALKPNKSGFRGAVLLDKGTFKISGTLYIKTSGVVLRGSGNNENGTILLGTGLKRESVIRVLGVDDKKLGETFEFNTTYTPLGTQKIQLKNASKLKVSDEIIISKALTDNWIKELKMDDFGAETAWIGWKKNDWDISWNRVVTIINGNEVTLNAPLTMALDDVYGTSTATTYIWSGRIEHIGIENILMKSTFNASNPKDEEHRWQAISIENAKNIWVKQVNFKHFAGGAVSVLKSAQQITVEDCIATEPISEIAGFRRLTFYTEGQQTLFQRCYSENGYHDFAVGGFGTTGPNVFVQCESHLPFNNSGAIGSWATGVLFDIAYIDGNALSYNNREQNGRGAGWTAANSVIWETSASKIECYTPPTAQNWAFGVWGGIMAGYCHWKEVNGHINPRSLFYAQLANRLEKLPVDPHIYDLGSEPSSSPTVEVAMELTKNSVAEKQTLPEFIAEVSKANPINTNASGLKNANDLKINAIIADNKSKVITQNGWLTYEGKLIAGNRLSVPWWRGSLRDSDISKASPSVTRFVPGRIGTGLTDNIDEVVDYLNANNMVALEHNYGLWYERRMDDHERVRRFDADVWPPFYEQPFARSGQDLAWDQLSKYDLTKFNDWYWNRLALFANLAETNGQMLVNQQYFQHNIIEAGAHWSSSPWRSANNINSTGFPEPPPYAGDKRIFMAEQFYDVTNPVRRKLHQGFIRKSFENFQDNSNVIQLTSAEYTGPLHFMEFWLDEAQKWKTETGKKGIIGLSATKDVQDAILNDANRAKTVDAIDIRYWYYKEDGTAYAPQGGVNLAPRQHARKLKTGKETDDQVYRAVREYREKYPEKVILYSTDGSSRFGWSVLMAGGSLPNIPKIQLSAFYSAISGMKFVNGTTFSDAVWKLENKGKAYLFYAKNSQDVSIDLSEFKGDFEVYSINATTGSVLKNTNISGGKTVVIPASEVKEKVLFVVKKN, encoded by the coding sequence ATGGCACAAAACACATTTCCCGATATTATAAAAACCAAAGAAGGAAAACTTTCTTTCAAGGCCGACAATCAAGGAAACCAAATTCCTGATTTTTCGTATGCCGGATATATGGCTTCTGAAAAAGCAATTCCGAATGTCGAAAACAAAATTTTTGTTCCAAAACAAGAACAAGATGCTACTCAAATTATCCAAGCTGCGATTGATTATGTAAGTGCATTAAAACCAAACAAGTCCGGTTTTCGTGGTGCGGTTCTTTTGGACAAAGGCACTTTTAAAATCAGCGGCACTTTATACATCAAAACTTCAGGAGTTGTCTTGCGAGGAAGCGGCAACAATGAGAATGGAACAATATTGTTGGGAACTGGATTGAAAAGAGAATCGGTAATCCGCGTTCTTGGAGTCGATGACAAAAAATTGGGAGAAACTTTTGAATTCAATACAACTTATACACCACTTGGAACTCAAAAAATCCAATTGAAAAATGCTTCCAAACTAAAAGTTTCCGACGAAATCATCATTAGCAAAGCTTTGACCGATAATTGGATCAAGGAATTAAAGATGGACGATTTTGGAGCAGAAACGGCTTGGATTGGCTGGAAAAAAAATGATTGGGACATCAGTTGGAATAGAGTCGTGACTATAATCAACGGCAATGAAGTGACCTTGAATGCTCCTTTGACAATGGCTTTGGACGATGTTTATGGAACTTCAACAGCAACAACATACATTTGGTCAGGAAGAATAGAACATATCGGAATCGAAAATATTTTGATGAAATCGACTTTCAATGCTTCCAATCCAAAAGATGAAGAGCATAGGTGGCAAGCCATTAGCATCGAAAACGCAAAGAATATTTGGGTGAAACAAGTAAATTTCAAGCATTTTGCTGGAGGTGCAGTTTCAGTATTAAAATCAGCCCAACAAATTACGGTGGAAGATTGTATTGCAACCGAACCTATTTCGGAAATTGCAGGATTCAGAAGACTTACTTTTTATACTGAAGGCCAACAAACCTTGTTCCAACGTTGCTACTCCGAAAATGGGTACCACGATTTTGCAGTGGGCGGTTTTGGAACTACGGGACCCAATGTTTTTGTACAATGCGAATCGCATTTGCCTTTCAATAATAGCGGAGCCATTGGCAGTTGGGCAACGGGCGTTTTATTTGATATTGCTTATATTGATGGCAATGCTTTGAGCTATAACAACCGAGAGCAAAACGGTAGAGGCGCTGGTTGGACGGCCGCCAATAGCGTAATTTGGGAAACTTCGGCTTCTAAAATTGAATGTTACACTCCACCGACGGCACAAAACTGGGCGTTTGGAGTTTGGGGCGGAATTATGGCAGGGTACTGTCATTGGAAAGAGGTAAATGGTCATATCAATCCTAGAAGTTTGTTTTATGCACAGTTAGCGAATAGACTTGAAAAACTTCCCGTAGATCCTCATATTTACGATTTAGGTTCGGAGCCTTCTTCAAGTCCTACAGTGGAAGTCGCAATGGAATTAACTAAAAATTCAGTCGCTGAAAAACAGACTTTACCAGAATTTATTGCTGAAGTTTCTAAAGCCAATCCAATTAACACGAACGCTTCAGGTCTTAAAAATGCCAACGATTTAAAAATAAATGCAATAATTGCTGACAATAAATCGAAAGTAATAACCCAAAACGGTTGGCTGACTTATGAAGGCAAATTAATTGCAGGAAACCGATTGAGCGTGCCTTGGTGGCGAGGAAGTCTTAGGGATAGCGATATATCCAAAGCATCACCAAGCGTTACCAGATTTGTTCCGGGTAGAATCGGTACGGGACTTACGGACAATATCGATGAAGTGGTGGATTATTTGAACGCCAATAATATGGTAGCTTTAGAGCATAATTATGGTTTGTGGTACGAACGAAGAATGGACGATCACGAACGCGTTCGCCGTTTCGATGCCGATGTATGGCCACCGTTTTACGAACAGCCATTTGCGAGAAGCGGACAGGATTTGGCTTGGGATCAATTGAGTAAATACGATTTGACCAAATTCAATGATTGGTATTGGAATCGTTTGGCTCTTTTTGCCAATTTAGCGGAAACGAACGGTCAAATGTTGGTTAATCAACAGTATTTTCAGCATAATATTATAGAAGCTGGAGCGCATTGGTCAAGTTCTCCTTGGCGTTCGGCCAATAATATCAACAGCACCGGTTTTCCTGAACCGCCGCCGTATGCTGGAGACAAACGTATTTTTATGGCGGAACAATTTTATGATGTTACCAATCCAGTTCGAAGAAAATTGCACCAAGGTTTCATCCGAAAATCATTCGAAAACTTTCAAGACAATTCCAATGTAATTCAATTGACAAGTGCCGAATATACAGGGCCACTTCATTTTATGGAATTTTGGTTGGATGAAGCCCAAAAATGGAAAACCGAAACCGGTAAAAAAGGAATTATCGGCTTGAGTGCCACCAAAGATGTGCAAGACGCTATTTTGAACGATGCCAACAGAGCCAAAACGGTGGATGCCATTGACATTCGTTATTGGTATTACAAAGAAGACGGAACTGCTTATGCTCCACAAGGTGGTGTAAATTTAGCACCAAGACAACACGCTCGAAAATTGAAAACCGGAAAAGAAACCGATGACCAAGTTTACAGGGCAGTTCGTGAATATCGTGAGAAGTATCCAGAAAAAGTAATCTTGTATTCTACAGATGGTTCTTCCCGATTTGGATGGTCGGTTTTAATGGCCGGAGGGTCATTACCAAATATACCAAAAATTCAACTTTCTGCTTTCTATTCGGCCATTAGTGGTATGAAATTTGTAAATGGAACCACGTTTTCAGATGCTGTTTGGAAGCTTGAAAATAAAGGGAAAGCCTATCTTTTTTATGCAAAAAATTCCCAAGACGTTTCAATTGACCTTTCCGAATTCAAAGGAGATTTCGAAGTGTATTCAATAAATGCAACAACCGGAAGCGTATTGAAAAATACAAACATCAGCGGAGGAAAAACGGTGGTGATTCCCGCTTCTGAAGTGAAGGAAAAAGTACTGTTCGTGGTAAAGAAAAATTAA